TTGAGCGGATCGCCGCCTGCGGTGTCACCGTCCTCGGCCGGCTCGACCTGACCGCGAGGGCGTGGCAGGCCCACGTGCACTACTGGGATCTGTTGGTGGATGCCGACTGGTTCACCGGCCGTGACATTCCCACCGCGCTCGACACCCTGTACGCGGACAAGCCGGTGACCGTCGCCCTCGCCCACGGTGATGCCGGTATCCACAGCAGGGTGCGGGACCTGCTCGGTCACTTCGACCCCACGCAGGCCGCCAAGGGAACCATCCGCGGGGACCTCGGCCGCGACAGCCTGGAGGCGGCGCTCGCCGGCGGCCGGCTGGTGAACAACCTCGTGCACACCTCGGACGACCCCGACGCCGCGCGCCGTGACTTCGGCACCTGGTACGGCGCCCGCCGCCGGGGGCTGCTCACCCCGCCGGACCACCGCCCGCCGCACCAGCGTGCGGCAGCCGAGCACCCGCTCCGCCACACCCCCGACTGGAGGTCCACATGACCACTCCCGCTGCCCCGTTACGCCGCGCTCTGGCCATCCTGTCCACCGAGAAGATCGGCGGACTCAAGCCGGAACTCGCCGACGTGATCGAGTACCGCAAGTCGGGGCTGTCGCTGAACTGGATCGTCGGCTGCCCGCTGGAATGCGGGTACTGCGTCCGGCACCTCTTCGACAACTTCGAGATGAAGGCTCCCCGGCGCCTCATGTCGGACGAGGAGGCCGCCGCCCGCCTCGTGGGGCACCCGTACTTCCGGCCGCACAAGACGCCCGTCCAGCTCCTGAACCGGGCCACGGACCCCATGCTCCCCGTCGTCAAGCCGCACGTGTTCAACGTGCTGCGGGCACTGGACGAACAGGGCCTGACCAACCACGTCCTGATCATCACCCGGTGGCGCGTGACGCCCGAGGACTGCGCGATCCTCAACAGCTTCACCCACCTGCGCCTGACCATCCTCGTCACCCACTCCAACATCGCCAACCCCGCGATCGAACCCGTCGACTCGACCATCGCCGCGCGCAGCCTGCGCACCCTGTACGAGCACGCCGAGCGCTACCGCACCGTCCTGTACTGGCGTCCGATCGTGCCCGGCCTCAACGACTCCGCCGCCGACATCGAACGGGCACGGGAGTTGTCCCGGCACGCGCACGCGACCGTCTTCACCGGACTGTTCTTCCGCGAGGAGATCGCCTCCTACTACCAGGCGCACGGGCTGCCGATGCCCTACGACGAGACGGCGCGGCGGAAGATCATGCCCGAGGTCTCCGAGCAGCGGATCCTCGACGCCTTCCAACAGGACGGCACGTGGGGGGCGTTGTTCCGCAAGACGAGCTGCGGGGTCGCGTACGCGCACGGAGAGGCCGACTACAACGGTCACTTCGGTGTCCGGGAGTTGTGCGACATCTGCCCCGAGGACCAGATCGCACGATGCCAGGCGGCCTGGGTCAAGCCGGATCCGGTCACCGTCACGGCCGAAGCCCGAGCACTCGGTGCGACCGGTGTGGTGGAGGTCAACGACCGTGCCATCGTCGTGGAGGGACTGGACGAGCCGCCGCGCTACTTCCTCCAGCACGGCTTCGGCTACCAGTGCCACGACCGCACCAAGCCCCATCACCACCGCCAGCACGGCCGGGCCCCCATCGGCTGGACGGCGGAGAACGGACCCACCCCCGCATGAACTTCTCCTCCTGGCCCCCGCTGCTCGTGGTCGACGTCGAAGGCAACGGCGCCAACCCGCCCGACCTCGTGGAGGTCGCCGCCCTCCCCGTACGCGAGGGACGGCCGGACACCAGCGTGGCCGGGGCATGGCTGACCAAGCCCAGGCACCCTGTGACCCCGTTCGCCGCCCGCGTCCACGGTCTGACGAACGAGCGCCTGGAAAGCGAGCCGGGCTGGGAGGAGATCGCCGACCAGGTCCACACGCTCATGGGCACCTCGTGGATCTGCGCGCACAACGCACATGTGGACCACCGGGTGCTGTCCGCGCACCTCCCGACGTGGCGGCCGGCCGGAGTTCTGGACACCCTCCGCCTCGCCAAGGCCACCCGTCCCGGCCTGCCCAAGTACGCCCTCGACGCCCTGATCGAGCACCTTCGTCCGGACCTGAGCGCGGCGCCCGCACACCGGCACCGCGCGACGTTCGACGCCTACGCCACCGCCCAGCTCCTGATCCTCATGGCCGACCACTACGACACCTGGGACCAGCTCGTTGCCGCGGCCGTGCCACCGGGCCTGCCCGGAGCCCCCGAACCAGAAAAGGACCCCACCCTGTGGTGACCACCCCTCAGCCCATCCGCATCGGCATCATGGGCACCCACTCCACCGGCAAGACCACACTCCTCAAACGTATCGAGATGGACTGCGCGCCCACGGAATCCCCGTAGCCCGCACCGGCCGACTCGGGAAACGAGCCGCACTCGCCGGCCTGCCCAAGATGCAGCACCACACCGCCGCCTCCACCGAATGGATCATCACCCAAGGCATCGCCGACGAAATCGCCGCCACTTGCCCCGCCCCTGAACCGATCCAGATGGTCCTCGCGGACTGCGCGGTCTAGGACGCCCTCGCCTACTTCCACGCCGCCCAGCAATGGCGCCATGAAACCCCCGACCCGCTGGAGCGGGAACGCCTACGCTTTCTCGACTCCACCCAGACGCCGAAGTACCACCTGCTCCTCGCCCCAGTCCTCGACCCGGCACTACCCTCGAGAACAAGCACGACTACGACGCCTGCTACCGCACGTTGGTCAACCACCACCCCCAACGCCCGCAGCGCAGTCGCCCGCAGCCATAGGCTGCGTCTACTCAA
This window of the Streptomyces niveus genome carries:
- a CDS encoding 3'-5' exonuclease — its product is MNFSSWPPLLVVDVEGNGANPPDLVEVAALPVREGRPDTSVAGAWLTKPRHPVTPFAARVHGLTNERLESEPGWEEIADQVHTLMGTSWICAHNAHVDHRVLSAHLPTWRPAGVLDTLRLAKATRPGLPKYALDALIEHLRPDLSAAPAHRHRATFDAYATAQLLILMADHYDTWDQLVAAAVPPGLPGAPEPEKDPTLW
- a CDS encoding radical SAM protein, translating into MTTPAAPLRRALAILSTEKIGGLKPELADVIEYRKSGLSLNWIVGCPLECGYCVRHLFDNFEMKAPRRLMSDEEAAARLVGHPYFRPHKTPVQLLNRATDPMLPVVKPHVFNVLRALDEQGLTNHVLIITRWRVTPEDCAILNSFTHLRLTILVTHSNIANPAIEPVDSTIAARSLRTLYEHAERYRTVLYWRPIVPGLNDSAADIERARELSRHAHATVFTGLFFREEIASYYQAHGLPMPYDETARRKIMPEVSEQRILDAFQQDGTWGALFRKTSCGVAYAHGEADYNGHFGVRELCDICPEDQIARCQAAWVKPDPVTVTAEARALGATGVVEVNDRAIVVEGLDEPPRYFLQHGFGYQCHDRTKPHHHRQHGRAPIGWTAENGPTPA
- a CDS encoding ATP-binding protein; translation: MTTPQPIRIGIMGTHSTGKTTLLKRIEMDCAPTESP
- a CDS encoding nucleoside-diphosphate kinase, with protein sequence MTMPGKPSWSGGVVDGVDWERWTVILCKPDCVATGLTDRVLERIAACGVTVLGRLDLTARAWQAHVHYWDLLVDADWFTGRDIPTALDTLYADKPVTVALAHGDAGIHSRVRDLLGHFDPTQAAKGTIRGDLGRDSLEAALAGGRLVNNLVHTSDDPDAARRDFGTWYGARRRGLLTPPDHRPPHQRAAAEHPLRHTPDWRST